The sequence below is a genomic window from Gemmatimonadota bacterium.
TGGACCGAGTCGGTTCGCATGTAGGTGATGAAGCCCTCTTCGTAGAGCTTCTGGGCCACCCGCATCGCATCCCGGGCGGTCAGACGGAGTTTCCGGTTGGCCTCCTGTTGTAGGGTGGAGGTGATGAACGGTGGGGCCGGCCGCCGGGTAAAGGGCTTCTCCTCCGCGGTGGCGACGGTCCACGGTTCCTGGCGGAGCCGCTCGACCAAGGCCTCGGCGGCTTGGCCGCCCAGCAACACCACGTCCTTCCCTGCCGTCAGTTGGCCGGTCCGCTCGTCGAAGTCTTTCCCGGTGGCGAGCCGCTTGCCGCCTAACGCCACCAACTGGGCGTCGAACGCCTGTCGCTGGTGCTCGAGGGTGGCCTTGAGATCCCAGTACACCGCGGGAACGAAGGCCCGCCGCTCCCGCTCCCGGATGACCAGCAGGCGCACCGCGGCCGACTGGACCCGGCCGGCGGAGAGACCGTAGGCGATTTTCTTCCAAAGGAGCGGCGACAGCGTATACCCGAAGAGCCGGTCGAGAATCCGCCTGGTCTCCTGGGCCCGGACCAGCTTGTCATCCACCTTCCGGGTATGGGCCAACGCCTCGAGGATCGCTTCTTTGGTGATTTCGTGAAACACCATCCGGCTGATTTTGACCTTGGGCTTCAGCACCTGGGTCAGGTGCCAGGAAATGCTCTCGCCCTCGCGGTCTTCGTCGGTCGCCAGAATGAGCTCGTCGGCATCCGCCAGAGCCTCCTTGAGTCCTTTGACTACGTGCCGCTTGTCGGCGGGCACGATATAGAGCGGCTCAAAGTCGTTGTCGACGTTGACCCCGAGGCGACTCCAGGCTTCACCCTTATACTTGGCCGGAATGTCGGCCGCCCGATCCGGGAGGTCCCGCACGTGCCCCATCGACGCGATGACCGTGTAACCCCGGGGGAGAAACTCGCGAATAGTCCGGGCTTTGGTCGGTGACTCGACGATGACAAGAGTGGACATGCCGTCCTAACGATAGAAGTCGGTTCCCCGCGAAAGAACGGGAACGCCCAGTACGCTGCAATCGCGGTGCCTTGGAGCCCGGAGCGGGGGAACAGAATGGAGCAACGAGGCCGGTCTGTCAATTCCCCCGGATCAACGAGGGCCGGTCATTGAGTTCGTAACAGGATGCTGTCAATAGACTTACCATCGTGGCACCCAATCCTGCCCAAACCGCCGATTTAGGCCCGACCGCCGAACCCGAGGTCCGACCGGGTCGGCTCCCGGCCCGGCAATTGAGTAGCGAATTCCGGCGACTTCAACGACTTTTCCCGGATGCCTGACGTGTCGACCGGCCTGATCTACTACCTCGTCTTCCTCTTTTCGACCACCGTCCACGAAGCGGCCCATGCCTGGGCAGCCAAGCGCGGTGGCGACCTCACGGCGTACCTCGGCGGGCAGGTCACCCTCGATCCGAGACCGCACATCAAGCGAGAGCCGTTCGGGATGGTGATCCTCCCGCTGTTGTCGGTCGCGATTTCCGGATGGCCGTTCGGCTTCGCGAGCGCACCGTACGACCCCCAATGGGCCATGCGGCACCCCCGTCGGGCGGCCTGGATGGCGTTGGCCGGTCCGGGGTCGAATCTGCTCTTGGTGCTGATCGCCTGGCTGGCGATTCGGGCCGGCAGTCTGGCCGGGGTCTTCGAGGCCCCGACCTCGGTCGGGTTTGGCCGAGTGATTGCCACGGACGGTGGCGGGTGGTTGGCCGGGGGCGCGTTCATCATCGGGGCGTTCTTCTGCATGAACTTGGCACTCGCTATTCTCAATCTGATCCCGTTGCCGCCGCTCGACGGCAGTGCCGCTATCCCGCTGCTCCTCTCGCCGTCGCTCACCACCCGCTACCAGCAGTTTCTGTGGACCACTCCGGGCTTGGCGATCTTCGGCATGTTGGCGGCGTGGCGGGTGTTCGACATGATCTTTCAGCCGATGTTCATGGTGGCCGTCAATCTGCTGTTCCCGGGCGTCCGATACGGGTAACCATTAGATTCACCGCGGTCTCATACCGCGGAGTTGTCCGGTGGGTACTCTAATTGTCGGTTTCATTCTGCTCGTGGTTGGCCTCGTCGTCCGGGCCTCCGGCAAGAGCCTTGGGTCGGCGGGCAGCAAGGCGGCCGGGCTGGTGGTGTCCTTGGTCAGCGTGGTCTTGATGATCATTGGCGCCTTCACCTTGATCAGTTCGAGCGTCAAGGTGATCGATGCCGGTACGGTCGGGGTTCAGCATGCGTTCGGCAAGGTCTCGCCGATGCCGCTCCTGCCCGGGGTTCGGTTCGTGCCGCCGTGGTCCGAGGTCGAACGCTATTCGACTCGCGAGGAACAGTTCCCGCAGGCAACCGCGCAGGCCGAGGAAATGGATGCCCTCTCGAGCGAGCAGATGGGCATGAAGGTCGACGCGGCCGTCCGGTGGCAGATCGACCCGGCCCAAGCACCCAGGATCTTCATCGAAATCGGCGGCGAGGAGCAGATCCACGCCGTGGTGCTCAACGCGATCCGCAATGGGGTTCGTGACGGGATGTCGCAGTTCACGATCAACGACATCAACCAGCGAACCAAAGTGGCCGACGTCATGAAGAACGAGGTCGACAGCGCCCTGGTGACCCGGCCCCGGGCCGGCGGCGAGCCGTTCCGGATCGCGACCATCACCGCGTTTTTCCTACGGAACCTTCAGCCACCCGACCAGGTCGTCAACGCCATCAACGGCAAGATCGCTCAGGAGCAGCAGATTCAAACCGAGCGCCACCGCGTCGAAGTTGCCAGATTGCAGTCGGAACAGCAGCGGCTCTTGAACCAGACCCTGACGCCGGAGGCCCTGATGAAGCAGTACCTTGAGGTCTTGCATGACATGAAGACATCGAACAACCTGGT
It includes:
- a CDS encoding site-2 protease family protein translates to MPDVSTGLIYYLVFLFSTTVHEAAHAWAAKRGGDLTAYLGGQVTLDPRPHIKREPFGMVILPLLSVAISGWPFGFASAPYDPQWAMRHPRRAAWMALAGPGSNLLLVLIAWLAIRAGSLAGVFEAPTSVGFGRVIATDGGGWLAGGAFIIGAFFCMNLALAILNLIPLPPLDGSAAIPLLLSPSLTTRYQQFLWTTPGLAIFGMLAAWRVFDMIFQPMFMVAVNLLFPGVRYG